ATCGGTGGGTCAAGACGTAAGAGAGAAGAGAGAAGAGAGAAGAGAGAAGAGAGAATCTCAAGCGACGAATGACACGTTGTCAAAGCCCGGGAAGCCAGCCTTTCAGTTCCAGATTGACAGCAACATGCTGTTCATCTTGCAGCTACTTTGAGTTCGAAGGTCGGGCCTCTTTCCTTCTTCCCTCTTGTTTCTCGATACCAACAAACAGCGCGGCACCAATGGCACCACGCTGCAGATTCTCAAGATAACGGTATAAAGAGATACGTGGCACAGCGGCTCTATCGCCGTCCCTAGCCTCGACAGCCCCTTGGCCGCGATAGCCCTTAGCCGCGATGGTATCCAGGGGTTATGACCGGCATCTTGCTGACTGTCATCGGCAAACGTTTGCCACGTACTTCAGCAAATACGGTATTACCGATCTCGGCCTGATCGATGCTGACATATGCCATCGCGACGGGTTTGCCAACGCTGGGGCCAAAGCCACCCGAGGTTACCGTTCCGATATGCTCACCACTCTCATTGTAGAGCTCGGCTCCTTCACGCACTGGCGCACGCCCTTCGGCGAGCAGCCCCACACGCTTGCGTTGGTGATCCTTCTTCTCGATCTGATGGAGCACCACATCGGCGCCAGGGAATCCTCCCGCACGATCGCCACCACGACGACGAGGTTTGCCGATGGCCCATATCAATCCGGCTTCGACAGGCGTGGTGCTGGTATCAATATCGTGGCCGTAGAGACACAGACCCGCTTCCAGGCGCAGCGAGTCCCGTGCGCCAAGACCAATCGCCTCGACTTCCTCCTCCGCCAGCAACAGACGCGCCAGCTGTTCGGTCTGCTCTGCCGCCACCGAGATTTCGAAGCCATCCTCGCCGGTGTAGCCACTGCGGCTCACCCACACCGGAATCCCGGCAATCTCGAAGCGAGCGTGCTGCATGAATACCAGCTTGCAGGCTTCCGGGCACAGACGCTCCATGACCGCCGCCGTTTTCGGTCCCTGGATAGCCAGCAGACCACGATCAAGCTCTTCGACATCATGCTCGGGCAAGCCACGGCGCAGATGCGCCAGATCCTGGTCACGACAGGCAGCATTGACTACCAGATATAGGTGATCGCCCGCATTGACCGTCATCAGGTCGTCGAGAATACCGCCGTCTTCACTGGTAAACAGGCCATAGCGTTGCATGCCTACCGGGAGATCAGCCAGATCCGCTGGCACCAGCGTTTCCAGTGCGCCCAACGCCCCTTCTCCATGGATCAGGATCTGCGCCATGTGCGAGACGTCAAACAAGCCACAAGCAGCGCGGGTGTGCTCATGCTCCTTCTTGACCCCAAGCGGATACTGCACAGGCATATCATAACCGGCAAAAGGCACCAGCTTCGCGCCCAACTCCTCGTGCAGCGCGTGAAGTGGTGTGGTCTTGAGTTCTGTCATGGCGAATTCACTCATCTATCGTTGAAGAACCGGCCTGTTGCGAAGAGGCGCCCCGCAGGGCGCCTCGAAAAGCCAGCAGGCTCAGGATTTACCGTGACCCAGGTCTTCGCCGGGCAAGATATCCTTACCGTCGAAGTAATCCCTGGTCAGTTTAAACACCACCGGCGACAGCAGCGCCAGGGCAATCAAGTTGGGAATGGCCATCATGGCGTTGAAGGTATCGGCCATCAGCCAGATGAAGTTCAGCTTGGCCAGAGCACCCACTGGCACCGCGATCACAAACAGAATGCGGTAAGGCATGATCGAACGGGTACCGAACAGGAACTGGCAGCACTTCTCACCGTAGAATGACCAACCAAGGATGGTCGTAAAGGCAAATACCGCCAGCGCAATCGCGACAATGGCATCACCCGACGTACCGGCCAACGCATGGCTGAAGGATTGCGCAGTCAACGCCGCACCCTGCACCCCTTGTTCCCAGATCGGAGATGTCAGGATCACCAGCGCAGTGATCGAGCACACCACGATGGTATCGATGAACGTACCCAGCATGGCAATCAGACCCTGACGGACCGGGTTCTTTGTCTGCGCGGCAGCATGGGCAATAGGAGCACTACCCAGCCCTGCCTCGTTGGAGAAGATACCGCGCGCGACACCGAAACGAATGGCAGCCATCACCGCGGCACCGGCAAATCCACCAGCGGCGGCATGCGGGTTGAAGGCGTAGTAGAAGATACTGCTGAATGCCGCACCAATTTGATCAGCATTGGCAATCAGAGCGATGACACCCGCTACGATATAGGCGATACCCATGATCGGCACAAGCTTACCGGCCACCTTGGCGATACGCTTGATACCACCCAGAATCACCGCACCAGCGAGTACCATCATCACCACACCGGTGACCCAGGGGGCGATACCGAAGCTGGACTGCAACGCATCTGCCACCGAGTTGGCCTGTACCGTGTTACCGATACCAAAGGCAGCTATGCCACCAAAGAAGGCAAAAGCCACGCCCAGCCAGAGCCATTTACGCCCCAGGCCATTCTTGATGTAGAACATCGGGCCACCGATGTGATTGCCATTGCTGTCGGTCTCGCGATAGCGCACCGCCAGCACCGCCTCGGCAAATTTGGTCGCCATACCTACCAGTGCGGTAATCCACATCCAGAACACAGCACCTGGGCCACCCAACGCAATGGCAGTCGCCACGCCCGCGATGTTACCGGTACCGATGGTGGCAGAGAGTGCTGTCATCAAAGCGTTGAATGGAGAAACCTCACCATCCTTGGCATCGCCTTTGCTGTCGCGTCCCGCCCACATCAGTTTGAAGCCGGTACCCAGCTTGCGGATCGGCATCAGCTTGAGCCCCGCCTGAAGGTAGATGCCCACCCCCAGCAACAGGACCAGCATGATGGGTCCCCACACCACTCCATTGATGGAGGTGAAGATATTGTTGAGTGCTTCCACGGAAGTCTCCCTATGCAAGGCAATTATTTTTATGTACTGCCGATCCATCAAGGCGATCCATACAGATCGTGCGAATCAATGCGTCAGCCTCAACGAATACCGATTCCCCTGGTGCAGAGTCGACAGTACGAACCCGCCTACGATAGCGGATAGAGGCGAATTCGCACCAGCAGCAATAATCCACGCTGACACCACGCTACGCTGTGCGCCGTGTTTCCAGAATTTTCTTATTGGAAACTCAGGATACTCTAATGCGTGACTCTCTACGGTACAATCCCTCTCTCACTCAACGAGCCACTGTCGCTCATAGACACCCCACAGCCGCTGCGGGAATAGCTGTCCAATGACAGATACCAGCGAGGAGACGACAGAACGGTGCCGGATACAGCCGGATATCCCCTTTCCATCTTGCAGTGACTACTATTGCTACTGGACGCCACGCGCCTGTCGTTCCAATCTACAGCAGAGGATTTCGGTGGTTCCCGAATTCTTCAGGAACACTTATTGATACAGAGACTCGCAAAACGCCTTCGTTGGCGTTAGCATGCGCAACATCGGAAAACCAATTTTCGTATAGGAAATCGTGATGAGCTCTATCCCCGCCAACCTGCGCTACACCGACAGCCACGAGTGGATCCTGGACAACGGAGACGGCACCGTGACCATCGGCATTACCGACCATGCCCAGGAAGCTCTGGGCGACGTGGTCTTCGTCGAACTTCCCGAAGTCGGCAGTGCTCTTGCACGTGGCGATGAATTCGGCGTCATCGAATCGGTCAAGGCCGCCTCCGACCTCTACGCTCCTGTCGACGGCGAAGTCGTCGAGATCAACAACGAGCTGGAAGATTCACCGGAGACCGTCAACGATGCGCCCTATGAAGACGGCTGGATCATGAAAGTGCGCCTCGAAGACAAGAGTGTCCTCGAGAACCTACTCGATGCAGACGGCTATCAGGCCATCATCGACGCCGAGGGTTAACCCTCAATTCCATCTGTCTGACGGATGGATGAGCTGTCTGCCTGCCTTATCAGCAGGCAGCGGCTCTTCAACGCTCCATGCACTGTGACTACCCGCGCACTGCAATTACCCGCAAGCTATGCGATGCCCCGCAAACCATGCGTTGACCCGCACAGCATGCGCCTTGTTCACCATTGGGCTGTTGCCCACCACGCTACCAGGGTGTTCCATGGCTTTTGACAAACGCCGCCTGGCCGAACTGGCCGACCACGATGCCTTCATTCGTCGCCACAATGGACCGCGAGAGGACGACAGAAACACCATGCTGTCGGCCTTGGATATGGATAGCGTGGATACGCTGATTGACCGCACCGTGCCAGCCAATATCCGGCTCGGACGCGAGTTGGATCTCGATCCGCCCAAGGCCGAAGCGGAAGCTCTCGATTACCTCTATCGCCTGGCACGCCAGAACAAGGTGGCACGCAGCTATATCGGACAGGGGTATTACGACACTCACCTTCCGTCAGTCATCCAACGCAACGTGCTGGAAAATCCGGGTTGGTACACCGCATATACGCCGTACCAGCCTGAAATTTCCCAGGGCCGCCTTGAAGGTCTGCTCAACTTCCAGCAGATGGTCATGGACCTGACCGGCATGGAACTGGCCAATGCCTCATTGCTGGACGAGGCAACTGCCGCTGCAGAAGCCATGGCACTGTGTCGCCGCTCGAACAAGAAAGCAAAGAGCAACGCTTTCTTTGTTGCCGAAGATGTCTTCCCACAGACCATCGATGTCCTGCGTACTCGTGCCGCCTGGTTCGGCTACGAGATCATCACTGCTCCCGCCAGCACTCTGGGCGAGCATGATGTGTTTGGTGCACTGCTTCAGTACCCGGGTAACGATGGTCGCATCCACGACCTGGCACCGCTGATCGACTCGGCTCGCCAGCGTGGCGTCATGACCTGTGTTGCCACTGATCTGATGGCGCTGGTACTGCTCAAGGAGCCTGGCATGCTGGGCGCCGATATTGTTGTCGGTTCCTCGCAACGCTTTGGCGTCCCGATGGGCTTCGGCGGCCCGCACGCCGCCTTCTTTGCCACCACCGACAAGCTCAAGCGCTCGATTCCCGGCCGCATCATCGGCGTGTCGAAGGATGCACGCGGAAATACCGCGCTACGCATGGCGATGCAAACCCGTGAACAGCACATCCGCCGCGAAAAGGCGACGTCCAACATCTGTACCGCCCAGGCACTGCTGGCCAATATCGCTGGTTTCTATGCCGTCTATCATGGCGCCGAGGGCCTGCGCACCATCGCTGGCCGCATTCATCGCCTGACCACCATTCTTGCGCACGGTCTGCAGCAGAAAGGCATCCAACTGGTCAATGACAGCTGGTTTGACACTCTGCGTCTGACTGGTGTCGACCGCGGCAAGATCCTTGGCCGCGCCATGACCCATGACATCAACCTGCGCTACTTCGACAATGGCGATGTCGGCGTAAGTCTCGACGAGACCACTACCGCTCACGACCTCGATATCCTCTTCGACGTACTGCTCGGTGAAGAACACGGGCTCGGTGTTCGCGAGCTCGACGATGGTGTGGTCGCTGACCAGGCCAGCGGTATCCCGGCTGCCTGCCAGCGTACCAGCGACTTCCTGAACCATCCGACCTTCCAACGTTACCGTAGCGAAACCGAGATGCTGCGTTACCTGAAGCGTCTTGAAAACAAGGACCTGTCGCTGGCACATGCGATGATTCCGCTGGGCTCCTGCACCATGAAGCTCAATGCCACTACTGAAATGATGCCGATTACCTGGCCAGAGTTCGCGCGCATCCACCCCTTTGCGCCGAAGGACCAGGTGGCCGGCTATCGGCAGATGATTGATGAACTGGCGGCCTTCCTGGTGGAAATTACCGGCTACGATCACATCTCGATGCAGCCCAACTCCGGTGCCCAGGGCGAGTACGCCGGTCTGGTAGCGATTCGCCGCTACCAGGCCGCACAGGGTGAAGGCCACCGAGACATCTGCCTGATTCCGAGCTCCGCACACGGCACCAACCCGGCCTCCGCCGCCATGTGCAGCATGAAAGTCGTGGTCGTCGAGTGTGACGACAACGGCAACATCGACCTCACGGACCTGCGTGCCAAGGCCGAACAGCATGCCTCACAGCTTTCGGCAATCATGCTCACCTACCCGTCGACCCATGGCGTATTCGAGGAAGGTGTCCGCGAAGCCTGCGAGATCGTGCATGCCAATGGCGGCCAGGTATACATCGATGGCGCCAACATGAACGCACAGGTGGGTCTGGCCTGCCCGGGTGACTTCGGCGGCGACGTCAGCCACCTCAATCTTCACAAGACATTCTGCATCCCGCATGGCGGCGGTGGCCCCGGAATGGGCCCGATCGGTGTAAAGGCACACCTTGCGCCCTACGTTGCCAACCATGTGGTAACACCTCTGGAAGGCGTGGAAGCCAACTCCGGCGCAGTATCCGCCGCCGCCTTCGGTTCGGCTTCGATCCTGCCGATCTCCTGGGCATACATCAAGATGATGGGAGCTCGCGGCCTACGTGAAGCCACCGAGCTGGCAATCCTCGGTGCCAACTACATCGCCCGTCGCCTGGGCGACCACTATCCGGTGCTCTACAAGGGGCAGAACGGTACCGTCGCCCACGAATGCATCATCGATATTCGCCCGCTCAAGGCCGCTTCCGGCATCAGTGAGGAAGACATCGCCAAACGCCTGATCGACTATGGTTTCCATGCGCCAACCATGTCGTTCCCGGTGCCCGGCACCTTGATGATCGAGCCAACCGAGTCGGAGTCGCTATACGAGCTGGATCGTTTCTGCGACGCAATGATCGCGATTCGTGAGGAAATCGGCAAAGTGGAAAGTGGAGAGTGGACAGCCGAGGACAACCCTCTGGTGCACGCACCGCATACCATGGCCGACCTGATGGATAGCGAGTGGACGCGCAGCTACTCACGTGAAATCGGCGCGTTCCCTTCCGATGCGGTCAAAGGCGCCAAGTACTGGCCGGCAGTCAACCGTGTCGACAACGTGCTGGGCGATCGTCAGTTGATCTGTTCATGCCCGAGCATCGATGAGTACCGCGACTGACCTGCAGTCAAGTATGTACTCGATTGACACCCCGCTGCGGCGGGGTGTCATCGTTTCAGGTGCTGGAATAGTTGGCGGGAATAGTTGGCGGGAATAGTTGGCTGGAATAGTCATCTGGAATAGTCGGCTGACTCAGTTGGCGCCAGACGCATCCGGTTCGCCTGACGGTCGGTTGTCCGGGTGACCGAAGCGCTCAAGATGGCGCTGCTCGCGAAAAGCTTCGAGCAGCCGGAAGTAGCGGCCGGGAATCCGTGCATCGCGACGACTGACCAGATAGAAGGTCTCATCAACCGGCTGCGAGAGTGGCAGCTCACGTACCTGACGCTGCCAGGGAGACGTCTCCAACACCAACCGCGATACCACACTGAAGCCGAGTCCACGCGCGACCGCATCCAGCACCATGCCGACCTCGTTGGTAAAGCCCTGGCTGGGAAACTGGCTCATGGACCGAAACTCACTGGAAAAATTGGCCTTGAGTAGCGCACGCGCCTTGTCCAACCCCTCGCTGTAGTTGATGAATCCCAGCCCCAATAGATCATTGAGCGACGCTCCCGCGAAGTCCGCCGGGACCACAAGACACAACGGCTCGTCATACCATGCCTCGACATCAACCGCCTCCTCCCGAGGCATCTCAGTCACCACCCCGACATCATGACGACCGGTGATCACATCGGTGATGATCTCCGGCTGGAAGGCGAAGCAATAGGTCACACTCAAGCCGGGATTAAGCTGCTGCTGGCCGAGCAGAAATGGATACAGCATCACACCGATACTGGCGGTGGAGGCAATTCGGCACTCGCCACTGAACAAGCTATCGTCATCCAGCGAATGGCGAAATTGCTCATGATCCGAGAACAACCGGACACCATAATCATGAGCGCGCCGCCCTGCTTCGGTCAGCCTGATCCGTCGCCCCTGACGCTCGATCAGAGGCTTGCCGAGATACTGCTCCAACTTGCGCACATGTTGACTGACGCCAGGCTGCGTCATCGATAGCCGCCGGGCAGTGCCCGTAAAGCTACCGGTCTCGACGAGCGTAATGAAGGTACGGAAGTATTGAGCATTGAACATGGGCAGTCGGCCACTCCGTGAAAGCGCCGCCATTCTATCACTTTGCAGGTTCTACAGCAGCGCTGCCCCGGGCCTGCGGCTCGTGTTAGCATCAACATCAGCCATTTCGTACACCTCTGTTCTACCCAGTTTGAGAGCCCTGTTCATGTCCGACCCTATCGCCGCTCGCGCCGACGCCATCCATGAAGCCCTGCTGTCCATGGAGCAGGAGGCTGGTGCCGACGACCTCTTTCCTCTGGGCTACCTCATTCCCCAGATTCCTCTCGTCTTCGATCAACTCGACTACGACCCGATGGATGTGGACGGTGAAGAATTTGACGCCGTCTTCCATCAATGGCTGGACAACACTTTCGCCCAGGATGGCATGAGCGACGCTGACCAGCAGGCAGTTAGACAACTCTTCAACCTGGCGTGCCTTCAGGCCCAGGCCAGCACGCCCTGACAAGGAAGCCAGCAATGCCAGAAACCATTTCTGCCACCATCTCTCCGGAAGGCAGTCTTGAAATCCTGTCCCAGCACGAGGTCAATCGTCTGCGCGACACGTCTCAGGCCGGCCTGCATGACATTCTGCGCCGCTGCGCCCTGGCGGTGCTCAACTCGGGCAACCCGATGGATGATGGTCTTGCGCTGATGGAGACCTACCCGGATTTCGATATCGAGGTTCAGCAACAAGACCGTGGCGTACGCCTCAAACTGTCCAATGCGCCCGCCGAAGCCTTTGTTGATGGACGTATGATTCGCGGTATCCGAGAGCACCTGTCATCGGTGCTGCGCGATATCGTCTACGTCTACAACGAGATTCAGACCCAGAACCGTTTCGACCTGAGCTCCGGTGAAGGCACCACCAACGCCGTCTTCCACATCCTGCGCAAGGCCGGGACTCTGAAACCAGGCCTGGACCCCAGCATGGTGGTCTGTTGGGGAGGGCACTCGATCTCTCGCGAGGAGTACGAGTACACCAAGGATGTCGGCTATCACCTCGGTCTTCGCGATCTCGATATCTGCACCGGCTGTGGACCCGGCGCGATGAAGGGGCCGATGAAAGGAGCCAATGTCGCGCATGCCAAGCAACGCCGCTACCCCGCTCGTTACCTTGGTGTTTCGGAGCCCGGCATCATCGCCGCGGAAGCCCCCAACCCCATCGTCAACGAACTGGTGGTAATGCCGGACATCGAGAAGCGTCTCGAGGCTTTCGTGCGCCTGGGCCACGGCATCATTGTCTTTCCTGGCGGCGTTGGTACCGCAGAGGAAATCCTTTATCTGCTTGGCATCCTGCTGCATCCCGACAATGCCGATATGCAGTTGCCGCTGATATTTACCGGGCCTGCCAGTGCTGCCGATTACTTCACGCGCATCGATGAGTTTCTGGTCTACACCCTGGGAGAATCGGTGCGTAACCTGTATCGCATCATCATCGCTGACCCGGCGAGTGTCGCCAGAACCATGCGCGCCGATATTGAAAAGGTTACCGAGTATCGTCGCTCCCGGCAGGATGCGTTCCACTTCAACTGGCGGCTGACCATTGCTCGCGACTTCCAGGAACCCTTCACGCCAACTCATGAAGCAATGGCTTCTCTGGCCTTGCGTCGTGAACTACCCAAACATGAATTGGCTGCCAATCTCCGTCGCGCCTTTTCCGGGATTGTCGCGGGCAACGTCAAGGAACAAGGTCTGCGTGCCATAGAGGCGCATGGTCCCTTCCGCCTGCACGCCGACGCCGACCTGATGGCGAAACTGGATGCCCTACTGACATCCTTCGTCGCTCAAGGCCGCATGAAGCTGGCTGGTGAGTACGAGCCCTGCTACACGCTGGGCAATGCTGGCTGAGGCAAGAGTTGCTCGATGATCGCCGGGACGACTGCCATAACGGCCGCCCTCAACGATCATCACAACGACAACGGCCCGGGTTCATTACCCGGGCCGTTGCTGCTCTGACTCACCTGACGACTTCTGATTCACCTGGATTCGCCTAGCGACTGCTGTGTCTGGCAACTGCTGTGTCCAGTAATTGCTGTGTCTAGCAACACGCTTTCGACAGTGGTCAGTCCTTGCGTGCAAA
This Halomonas huangheensis DNA region includes the following protein-coding sequences:
- the gcvT gene encoding glycine cleavage system aminomethyltransferase GcvT, yielding MTELKTTPLHALHEELGAKLVPFAGYDMPVQYPLGVKKEHEHTRAACGLFDVSHMAQILIHGEGALGALETLVPADLADLPVGMQRYGLFTSEDGGILDDLMTVNAGDHLYLVVNAACRDQDLAHLRRGLPEHDVEELDRGLLAIQGPKTAAVMERLCPEACKLVFMQHARFEIAGIPVWVSRSGYTGEDGFEISVAAEQTEQLARLLLAEEEVEAIGLGARDSLRLEAGLCLYGHDIDTSTTPVEAGLIWAIGKPRRRGGDRAGGFPGADVVLHQIEKKDHQRKRVGLLAEGRAPVREGAELYNESGEHIGTVTSGGFGPSVGKPVAMAYVSIDQAEIGNTVFAEVRGKRLPMTVSKMPVITPGYHRG
- a CDS encoding alanine/glycine:cation symporter family protein gives rise to the protein MEALNNIFTSINGVVWGPIMLVLLLGVGIYLQAGLKLMPIRKLGTGFKLMWAGRDSKGDAKDGEVSPFNALMTALSATIGTGNIAGVATAIALGGPGAVFWMWITALVGMATKFAEAVLAVRYRETDSNGNHIGGPMFYIKNGLGRKWLWLGVAFAFFGGIAAFGIGNTVQANSVADALQSSFGIAPWVTGVVMMVLAGAVILGGIKRIAKVAGKLVPIMGIAYIVAGVIALIANADQIGAAFSSIFYYAFNPHAAAGGFAGAAVMAAIRFGVARGIFSNEAGLGSAPIAHAAAQTKNPVRQGLIAMLGTFIDTIVVCSITALVILTSPIWEQGVQGAALTAQSFSHALAGTSGDAIVAIALAVFAFTTILGWSFYGEKCCQFLFGTRSIMPYRILFVIAVPVGALAKLNFIWLMADTFNAMMAIPNLIALALLSPVVFKLTRDYFDGKDILPGEDLGHGKS
- the gcvH gene encoding glycine cleavage system protein GcvH; this translates as MSSIPANLRYTDSHEWILDNGDGTVTIGITDHAQEALGDVVFVELPEVGSALARGDEFGVIESVKAASDLYAPVDGEVVEINNELEDSPETVNDAPYEDGWIMKVRLEDKSVLENLLDADGYQAIIDAEG
- the gcvP gene encoding aminomethyl-transferring glycine dehydrogenase is translated as MAFDKRRLAELADHDAFIRRHNGPREDDRNTMLSALDMDSVDTLIDRTVPANIRLGRELDLDPPKAEAEALDYLYRLARQNKVARSYIGQGYYDTHLPSVIQRNVLENPGWYTAYTPYQPEISQGRLEGLLNFQQMVMDLTGMELANASLLDEATAAAEAMALCRRSNKKAKSNAFFVAEDVFPQTIDVLRTRAAWFGYEIITAPASTLGEHDVFGALLQYPGNDGRIHDLAPLIDSARQRGVMTCVATDLMALVLLKEPGMLGADIVVGSSQRFGVPMGFGGPHAAFFATTDKLKRSIPGRIIGVSKDARGNTALRMAMQTREQHIRREKATSNICTAQALLANIAGFYAVYHGAEGLRTIAGRIHRLTTILAHGLQQKGIQLVNDSWFDTLRLTGVDRGKILGRAMTHDINLRYFDNGDVGVSLDETTTAHDLDILFDVLLGEEHGLGVRELDDGVVADQASGIPAACQRTSDFLNHPTFQRYRSETEMLRYLKRLENKDLSLAHAMIPLGSCTMKLNATTEMMPITWPEFARIHPFAPKDQVAGYRQMIDELAAFLVEITGYDHISMQPNSGAQGEYAGLVAIRRYQAAQGEGHRDICLIPSSAHGTNPASAAMCSMKVVVVECDDNGNIDLTDLRAKAEQHASQLSAIMLTYPSTHGVFEEGVREACEIVHANGGQVYIDGANMNAQVGLACPGDFGGDVSHLNLHKTFCIPHGGGGPGMGPIGVKAHLAPYVANHVVTPLEGVEANSGAVSAAAFGSASILPISWAYIKMMGARGLREATELAILGANYIARRLGDHYPVLYKGQNGTVAHECIIDIRPLKAASGISEEDIAKRLIDYGFHAPTMSFPVPGTLMIEPTESESLYELDRFCDAMIAIREEIGKVESGEWTAEDNPLVHAPHTMADLMDSEWTRSYSREIGAFPSDAVKGAKYWPAVNRVDNVLGDRQLICSCPSIDEYRD
- a CDS encoding LysR family transcriptional regulator, with translation MFNAQYFRTFITLVETGSFTGTARRLSMTQPGVSQHVRKLEQYLGKPLIERQGRRIRLTEAGRRAHDYGVRLFSDHEQFRHSLDDDSLFSGECRIASTASIGVMLYPFLLGQQQLNPGLSVTYCFAFQPEIITDVITGRHDVGVVTEMPREEAVDVEAWYDEPLCLVVPADFAGASLNDLLGLGFINYSEGLDKARALLKANFSSEFRSMSQFPSQGFTNEVGMVLDAVARGLGFSVVSRLVLETSPWQRQVRELPLSQPVDETFYLVSRRDARIPGRYFRLLEAFREQRHLERFGHPDNRPSGEPDASGAN
- the ppnN gene encoding nucleotide 5'-monophosphate nucleosidase PpnN, whose amino-acid sequence is MPETISATISPEGSLEILSQHEVNRLRDTSQAGLHDILRRCALAVLNSGNPMDDGLALMETYPDFDIEVQQQDRGVRLKLSNAPAEAFVDGRMIRGIREHLSSVLRDIVYVYNEIQTQNRFDLSSGEGTTNAVFHILRKAGTLKPGLDPSMVVCWGGHSISREEYEYTKDVGYHLGLRDLDICTGCGPGAMKGPMKGANVAHAKQRRYPARYLGVSEPGIIAAEAPNPIVNELVVMPDIEKRLEAFVRLGHGIIVFPGGVGTAEEILYLLGILLHPDNADMQLPLIFTGPASAADYFTRIDEFLVYTLGESVRNLYRIIIADPASVARTMRADIEKVTEYRRSRQDAFHFNWRLTIARDFQEPFTPTHEAMASLALRRELPKHELAANLRRAFSGIVAGNVKEQGLRAIEAHGPFRLHADADLMAKLDALLTSFVAQGRMKLAGEYEPCYTLGNAG